The Cellulosimicrobium cellulans genome contains the following window.
AGGTGTCCTCATGACCGGTCCCCAGCGGTCGCTCCCCGGGCGGCGCGGGTCGCGCGTCGTCCTCGCCGCGGTCGGCGCCGGCACGCTCGCCGTGCTGACCGCGGGCCCGGCGGGCGCGCACGTGCTCATCGAGACCGTGGAACCCCACGGCGACGGCACGTCGACGCTCACGTTCACGTTCGACCACGGGTGCGACGGCGAGCCCACCGACGCGCTGCGCGTCACGCTCCCCGAGGGCGTCGAGGCGCTCGCGGCGGGCCAGCCGGACGGGTGGAGCTCCGACGTCGGTGCCGACGCCGTCGCGTGGTCCGGCGCGCCCGTGCCCGACGGCGAGCGCGCGGCCTTCACGCTCGACGTCCGCGTCACGGGCGACGTCGGGCAGGCGTTCGTCTTCCCCGCCGTCCAGGAGTGCCCGTCGGGGGCGTCGTACGCGTGGACGGACACCGACCCGTCGGGGGCCCGCCCCGCGCCGACGTTCGTCGCGACGGCGGCGTCGCTCGCCCCCGCGCCCGTCGCGGCGGGAGCGGCCCCGACGCCGACGGCGCCCCTCGTCGCGGCCGTCGTCCTGGGGGCCGCGGTCGTCGGGGTCGTCGGTGGGCTGTCGGCACGCCGCCTCGCGCGCCAGACCTGAGGGCGAGGCCGACCTGGTCGCACCCACCTCCGGCCTTCGCTCGTCCAGCGCCGGAGGTGGGTGCCCGACGCTCTCTCCGGGCTTCCGCCACGTTCTGGCGCGACGTGGCGGAACGTGGAGGTGGTCCTCCTGATGGCGGGCTCAGAGCGCCTTCGCCAAACCGGGGCGAGACGTGGCGGAGCTTGGCGCAGTCGCCGTGAAACCGCAGAGGCACTCCCGGACACTACGGGGCATGGACGGCGATCCGGACCCTGCCGACGAGCAGGGTGGCGCAGAGAGCGACGCCGCGCTGTGGACCGCCGCGCTCGGCGGTGACGGTGCGGCGTTCGGCGTGCTCTTCGACCGGCACCGCGACCGCGTGTTCCGGCACGCGTACCGGCTCGTGGTCGACCGGCACCAGGCGGAGGACGTGCTGGCGGCGGCGTTCCTCGAGCTGTGGCGCCGCCGCACGTCGGTGCGGCTCGTCGAGGGCTCGCCCCTGCCGTGGCTCCTCGTCACGGCGTCGAACGTCGCGCGGAACGTCCGCCGGGGGACCGGACGCCACCGCCGGCTGCTCGACGCCCTGCCCCGGGGCGGCGACGTACCCGCTGCCGAGGACTCCGCGTTCGGCGACGACCCGGCCGAGGTCGTCGACCCGGCGCTCGGCGCGGCGCTGCGCGCGCTGCCGGCCGCCGACCTGCGGCTCCTCACCCTCGTCGCGCTGGAGGGCTGGTCGCTCTCCGACGCCGCCGGGGTGCTGGGCCTGACGCCGTCGGCGGCCAAGTCTCGGCTGCACCGGGCACGCGTCCGGCTCCGCACCGCGGTCGGAGAGGTGGAACCAGGACGGGCGAGGACGCGCCCGAGTGGTGCGTTCGTCGAAGGAGGGCGCTCATGAACAGCGAGAACCGCATGCCGGTCCTCGATCCCGTGTTCGCCGGCGGGCTGCGTGCCGCGCTCGTGGCCCAGGCGTCGGCGGCGGCCTCTCGCCGCCCGGCACGACGGCGGTGGTGGGCGGGCGTCGGGGCGCTCGGCGCGCTCGCGGTCGCCGGCGGGACGGCGTACGCCGTGACGGCGCTCGTCGAGCCCGGGGGCACGGTCGTGACCCGGCTGGCGGAGCCGGTCGAGGTCACGCGCGCGGGCACCTCGACCGTCGAGCTCGGGCCCAGGCCGGACGGCGCGACGCACGTCGAGCTGTCGCTCGTGTGCCTCGACGCGGGGCGGTTCGTGCTCGAGAACGGCGCGAACATGACCTGCTCGGCCGAGGACGCGCAGGACGAGGCGCGGCGGCTCGCGGCGGGGGAGGGCGTCGGCATGGGCTGGAGCGTCGTCGCGGTGCCGGGCGACGAGTCGGTGCGCGTGGAGGCCGAGCCGGGGGCGCGCTGGCACCTCGTCGCCACCTACGTCGACGAGACGGTCACCGCCTGGGCGACCAACGCGAACGGCGACACGTACGGGGTCGCGAACGACACGGGCTGGCCCGACCTCGTCTCGGTCTACGCGACGAACGGGCGGGTCGGCTACGCGTACGCACGGGATCTGGAGGAGGCGCAGGGCGGCACGCCGTCGAGCCCCGAGGAGGCCGCGGCGTGGCAGGAGGAGCGCGAGGGCACGACCGTCAGCGTCCCGGTGTACGAGTCGGACGGGGAGACGGTCATCGGAGAGTTCGTCCTCGGCGGATGAGGCGGACGTCGGGAGCCCGGCCGACTCGCCGAGCCGCGGCGGGACGACGCCCGGCCTGGTCGACGGGCGTCGGGGCGACGCCCGACGTACTGTGATCCAGATCACTGTTCGTGAACGTCCCGAACATGCGCCCACCGCCTCTTGCACTGGTGGGGGACGTCGCCGCGACGGGTCACGCGGCGACACCTGGACCGGTGGCGGTCCGCGACGAGAGCTTCGCTGGGGGGAGCTCTCGCGGCGGATCGCCACCGGTTCCTCTGCGTCTTCCCCTGTGCTTCCCCGTGCGTGGGGCCGGGGCGGCAGCGAGGTCAGGCGGCGACCGCGACGGCCAGCAGCGTGAACGCGACGACGAGCAGGACGATGCGGACGAGGTGGTACCGGTCCCAGCGGGCCATCTGCTCGCGCCAGTCGGCCGGCGCCGTCTCGGGGGTCCACGTCTTCCCGCGGTTGTTGATGGGCACGAGCACGGTGACCGTCAGGATGATGCTCAGCGCGAGGACCGCCGCGGCGGTCCACGCCGCCCAGGCCCCGACGGGCAGCACGAGCGCGGCGCCCGCGGTGAGCAGGAGCGACCCGAAGTACCAGAACGGCATCGCCCGGCCGAGCATCCGCCCGCCGTCTGCGCGGGCGAGCAGGCCGGCGTTCTCCGGCAACCGGTCGACGATCGGGTTGATGACGAACGAGACCGACATCTCGACCCCCACCATCAGACCCACGACCACCACTGCGACGATCGGCAACCACTGCATGTCCGGCTCCTTCGATGTGTGGAATCTAGCAACGCTAGGAAAACTAGCACAGACAACCTAGCGGCGCTAGACTTCATCTATGAGCACACCGGC
Protein-coding sequences here:
- a CDS encoding DUF1775 domain-containing protein produces the protein MTGPQRSLPGRRGSRVVLAAVGAGTLAVLTAGPAGAHVLIETVEPHGDGTSTLTFTFDHGCDGEPTDALRVTLPEGVEALAAGQPDGWSSDVGADAVAWSGAPVPDGERAAFTLDVRVTGDVGQAFVFPAVQECPSGASYAWTDTDPSGARPAPTFVATAASLAPAPVAAGAAPTPTAPLVAAVVLGAAVVGVVGGLSARRLARQT
- a CDS encoding RNA polymerase sigma factor; translation: MDGDPDPADEQGGAESDAALWTAALGGDGAAFGVLFDRHRDRVFRHAYRLVVDRHQAEDVLAAAFLELWRRRTSVRLVEGSPLPWLLVTASNVARNVRRGTGRHRRLLDALPRGGDVPAAEDSAFGDDPAEVVDPALGAALRALPAADLRLLTLVALEGWSLSDAAGVLGLTPSAAKSRLHRARVRLRTAVGEVEPGRARTRPSGAFVEGGRS
- a CDS encoding peptidase M56 family protein; amino-acid sequence: MNSENRMPVLDPVFAGGLRAALVAQASAAASRRPARRRWWAGVGALGALAVAGGTAYAVTALVEPGGTVVTRLAEPVEVTRAGTSTVELGPRPDGATHVELSLVCLDAGRFVLENGANMTCSAEDAQDEARRLAAGEGVGMGWSVVAVPGDESVRVEAEPGARWHLVATYVDETVTAWATNANGDTYGVANDTGWPDLVSVYATNGRVGYAYARDLEEAQGGTPSSPEEAAAWQEEREGTTVSVPVYESDGETVIGEFVLGG
- a CDS encoding DUF1772 domain-containing protein, coding for MQWLPIVAVVVVGLMVGVEMSVSFVINPIVDRLPENAGLLARADGGRMLGRAMPFWYFGSLLLTAGAALVLPVGAWAAWTAAAVLALSIILTVTVLVPINNRGKTWTPETAPADWREQMARWDRYHLVRIVLLVVAFTLLAVAVAA